GGCGCAGTCGCTGAACTCGTCCAGAGGCGCCAGCAGGGTGGCGTACTCCAGGTCCTGGCCGGTCTGGTCGGCGAACAGGCGGTGGATCAGCGGCGACTTGCTGTGGCCAATGGGGTTGCCGAATACGACGTACTGGTCCATGGGAGCTCCTCGGTTATCCACAGGCTTACTGGGCGAGCCAGTCGCGGTCCTGCAGGAAATAGTCGGTCAGGCGCGCTTCTTCGCTGCCAGGCTCCGCTTTCCAGTCGTAGCCCCAACGCACCTGCGGCGGCAGCGACATCAGGATCGACTCGGTGCGACCGCCCGACTGCAAACCGAACAGCGTGCCACGGTCGTAGACCAGGTTGAACTCAACGTAGCGGCCACGGCGGTATTCCTGGAATTCACGCTGCTTGGCAGTGTACGGGGTGTCCTTGCGGCGCTGGATGATCGGCAGGTAGGCATCGACGTAGGCGTCGCCGATGGCGCGCATGAAGGCGAAGCAGGTGTCGAAGTCCCATTCGTTCAGGTCGTCGAAGAACAGCCCGCCGATACCCCGCGGCTCGCCACGGTGCTTGAGGTGGAAGTAGCGGTCGCACCAGGCCTTGTAGCGCGGGTACACATCGGCGCCGAACGGCGCGCAGGCCTGCTCGGCCACGCGGTGCCAGTGCACGCAGTCTTCTTCGTTGCCGTAGTAGGGGGTCAGGTCGAAGCCGCCGCCGAACCACCACACCGCCTCTTCGCCTTCTTTTTCAGCGATGAAGAACCGCACATTGGCGTGGGAAGTCGGTACATGCGGGTTGTGCGGGTGGATCACCAGCGACACGCCCAGGGCCTCGAAGCCACGGCCCGCGAGCTCCGGGCGGTGG
The window above is part of the Pseudomonas muyukensis genome. Proteins encoded here:
- the hemF gene encoding oxygen-dependent coproporphyrinogen oxidase, coding for MTSRTEAVKAYLLDLQDRICTALETEDGGARFVEDAWVRDAGGGGRTRVIGDGKVIEKGGVNFSHVFGAGLPPSASAHRPELAGRGFEALGVSLVIHPHNPHVPTSHANVRFFIAEKEGEEAVWWFGGGFDLTPYYGNEEDCVHWHRVAEQACAPFGADVYPRYKAWCDRYFHLKHRGEPRGIGGLFFDDLNEWDFDTCFAFMRAIGDAYVDAYLPIIQRRKDTPYTAKQREFQEYRRGRYVEFNLVYDRGTLFGLQSGGRTESILMSLPPQVRWGYDWKAEPGSEEARLTDYFLQDRDWLAQ